The segment ATATGACCAGCCATTTCCATACTGGCAGTTTCTTCAGTGGCGAGTCTGTTCATAAACATTAGATAAATCTAATACGCTGTCCATGTCAATAGAATGTGGTCGACAAACGGATTAAGTGGCGCAATTAATCGGGCTGCAATAACAAACGCGACATTAATCGGTCGACCGGGGCGTAATCGTCTGTCAGGACGGGAACGGAAGCCCTGGCGAGACGTTTCTCAAGATTACTGGCCAGCCAGCGTTGCCAGTTGCGCCCGGGCCCCCGGGTTGATGTCAAGGCATTGCGGGCTGTCGGCGTGTCAGAGGCCACGACCATGAAGGTGACGCGACCGGGGTTTCCCGCCTCTTCGCGTTCGATCCATGCTTCGACGGCGGAAAAGTCCAGTTTCAAGGTCTTGATCAGGGCAAACAGGAACCGGGGTTGAGCACCGGAATCGACGACATTAACCGCGTAGATGCCGCCTTTTCCTAATCGCCTGGCAATTTGTTGATGAAACTCGCGGGTGACAAGATGCGGGGGGATCGAAATATCGTGGAAAGCATCGCCGAAAATCAGATCGAAGGATTGATCTTCGGGTAATGATTGCAGCAGGGCACGGGCGTCGCGATGATGAATGGTAAGCCCCGGCGCCTGCGTGTCGAGCCACAGGTTTTGTTCCGCAGCCCGGGTTACCTGCGGGTCGATTTCAGCGACGATCAGGTCTGGGTTTTGGTAATCATGAGCCCAGGCGCGAGGCAGGGAATAGCCTCCGCCACCGATAAAAAAGGCGCGCGGCGAAAAGGCTGTCGGTCTATCCTTGAAACGGAACTTTGCCAGTTCATCAACAGCATGAATATACGGGCTATACAGAAGGCCAGGATCATCGCGGTCATTGATGGAATGAACCAGATGATCAAGCGCCATCAGGGCGCTGGGGCGTCCGGTTTGATCACTGTAATCAGCCACGCGTATACAAAAGTAATCGCTTTCAATATTACAGGGCGTTGTAAAAGCCTCAACCTTCTGGCCCCACCAGCCAAGGCCCGCCCCACAGGCTATCAGCAGAACCAGAAACAGGGCGCGCAGGCTGTCAGAAATGGCAAAGGCCAGCCCCAGTATGGCATACATGGCGGCCACGGCGATGATTGTGCCGGTCGAGCCGATCCAGGAAATAAACAGGTATCCCGCTGACAGGGTGCCGGCGATAGAACCCAGTGTTCCCAGCGCGTACATGCGACCGATGACAGGGCCGTGCCGGTCCGGGTCGGCGTCCACCGCGAGTTTGGTCAGGATCGGCGAGACGATGCCAACGAAAAGGCTAGGCAACAGGAACAGGGCGGTGCTGAGCAGAACAATAGAGGGGATCGGACTCAAACCGCTTGTCAGCAAATGGCTGGAGACAATCCGTAACAGGATCAGCGAAGCCAGCGATGAAACGGCGGCGAGGCCGAGCGCGATGGCAACCCGGCGGCCACCTTTGACTGTGTCGACGTGTGGCGCTGCCAGCAGGCCGCCAATCCAGTGCCCGGCCGATAAACCTGCCAGAACAACGGCAATGATCGCAGTCCACGTATACAGCGACATGCCGACATACGGGGCGATCAGGCGTCCGGCGACGATTTCTATAATCAGGCCGCAGGCCGAAGAGATAAAAAGGGCGATGCCATAAGCTATTTGCCGGGCCATGAATTTCCTAAAGTGACGGGCGTTTCAAATGTTCGTGATGTGGCTGATTGAAAGGTCGCAAAACTTACATGAAGCATAACTAATGTGTACAATGGAGGCTAGAAATGTCTGACAAGGAGTCTGCCAATATGATGCGCGCCTTTATCGCTGGTTTTTTTGCTCTCATTCTTGCGTCATTGCCAGTGGCCCAATCCGAAAGTGCCGAACAAGCGTTGTTGCCGATGCCCCAAACCGGTGAAAACGGGGTGCATGTCCAATCGTGGTTCCACGAAAGCTTTCTTGATTTGGGCGAAGACCTTGCCG is part of the Rhodospirillaceae bacterium genome and harbors:
- a CDS encoding fused MFS/spermidine synthase, translating into MARQIAYGIALFISSACGLIIEIVAGRLIAPYVGMSLYTWTAIIAVVLAGLSAGHWIGGLLAAPHVDTVKGGRRVAIALGLAAVSSLASLILLRIVSSHLLTSGLSPIPSIVLLSTALFLLPSLFVGIVSPILTKLAVDADPDRHGPVIGRMYALGTLGSIAGTLSAGYLFISWIGSTGTIIAVAAMYAILGLAFAISDSLRALFLVLLIACGAGLGWWGQKVEAFTTPCNIESDYFCIRVADYSDQTGRPSALMALDHLVHSINDRDDPGLLYSPYIHAVDELAKFRFKDRPTAFSPRAFFIGGGGYSLPRAWAHDYQNPDLIVAEIDPQVTRAAEQNLWLDTQAPGLTIHHRDARALLQSLPEDQSFDLIFGDAFHDISIPPHLVTREFHQQIARRLGKGGIYAVNVVDSGAQPRFLFALIKTLKLDFSAVEAWIEREEAGNPGRVTFMVVASDTPTARNALTSTRGPGRNWQRWLASNLEKRLARASVPVLTDDYAPVDRLMSRLLLQPD